In the genome of Notamacropus eugenii isolate mMacEug1 chromosome 7, mMacEug1.pri_v2, whole genome shotgun sequence, the window atgaaaggggagaggggacCAGGGGAGGAGAGGCTGAGGCGCCCAAGAAACGATCCCCCATGCAGATTCGAGTCCCTCCTCTTGTCCTTTAGAGACACGAAGAGGGTGGTCCCCCCATGACAGataggaaggggggaaggagggagagtcaCACTTACTTCAGGGCTAAAGTTGCTGTCTGCAGAGCAGAGGGAGGTGAGGGCTGTGCtgagagtgaggagagagaggagcagGCTCCCGTCGGGGCTGGGGCCACAGAACATGGTTCACACCCAATTCTGGGCAACTTTTGGGAATCTCTCTGTTGGTACTCTGAGTCCTGTGCACCCCCTAGCTCCCACGCACCCCccagtgtctctgtctcttctctctctgggcTCCTTTGTTCTGTCTCGTCTCCCCCTTGAATTtcaggagcaggagcaggctGGAGTTGGGGGGTTTGTTCTGTGGAAGTGGTTGTCTGGTTCTTCTTTCGGATTCCTgggatttggttttttttgtttttttttttgttctttttctgcttACTCGGCGATCTGgagccctcttctctctctctctctcactcacttacTACTTTcgtccctcccttctctcccagccTCTTCCCCTTGCCccctccttcttttctgatgGGGACGTGGTTGCTTTAGTATGAATCCAATTACAGcaaagagcaggaaaaaaaaaataataagttgcCTTTTTGTGGTATAGGCTGCCATCTGCAGGGGCTGAGCCCACAGGCAGGAGCAGGGAGCTGGAGGCTGGAGGTGGGAGGTTTTCTCATCATAAGCATATTTAGGGGTGGCTTTGTTCCTCTACCATTTAACCTCTCCCTACGGAGTGGGAAGTCTGGGGAGGCTCAGGTTGGGGGTAGGGGGCTAGATAGGGCTAAGTGTCCAGAAGTTCAGCATTCGAGTAGAGGAAACAGCAGAACACAGCAACGATTCAGGTTGTTTATAGGGAGCCAACCAATCCTGAATTGTAGACTTTTGTCCCTTTACTGACTTCCTTCATCCCATGATCCTCATGTACAGGTAGAGTGCATACTTAGTATCGGAATAcaatttgacaaaatataatccTTTTGTAAAACCTTGTTAAAAGTAACTCAGAAAAAAGGACATTGGGTTGGAGCATCTATAAACTACAGGGACTTTATCTGGAATTGTTTCTTGGGATGGGGTTGGGTGGGTGGGTGAGCCTGGTGTTTTCAGCTCCCAAAATGGACCAGGAGTTCAATCCAATGACTTTTAGTAGGAACATGAGGTAAAGGTACTTGGTAAAACGGTGAAAGAACAGAAAGAGGGATATAATTGGATTAAAAGATGATTCAACTCTAGTTCTTTTCAAGGACTGGACTTTAAATGAATAGATTTGGGGGGCGGTGTCCAGCTGACatagtgggaaggaaggaggaggaagctgATAAGAAGCTGATCTGGAGAGGCAACACAAAAGCAAGCAGGAAAAGAGTGGGAGACAAAATTGACAATCAGCGAAATCTAAGAGCcaagaattgcatttggtcagcgggagaggaaggaggaagggaggggagcagCGCGGGAGGGATCGAGGGAAGAAAGGAGGCTTAGCTTTTAGCTGGCCAGGTACGGGATTCCCGGGTAGGGAAGGCAAAACCCAGTTTGCAGGAGAGGAGCAAAACCAGTTCTACTGCTGTTCATAGTTGTGCGGGGATGGGAAATAGGAGAAGACATATTGTGGTGGGTTCTACTTGTTCTGGGCTGGGTTTCCCTACCAGGATCCTGAAGTGAATTGCATGGGCAAGACTTCTTCCTAATACCAAACACTATCATAACCATTTTAAGACTTGTATTTGTACATGGTTAAGATTTCTCAAGCACCTTCCTCAGACAGGGAGTGAGCTCCCCCAGACTTTCCTTGTATCCactcacacccctccctttctcctcaaggTTTCACCTGGTGAACTTTTGGCATGTTTCCCAATAGCCAGAAATGGAGGTGTCTTGGCTCCTTTCTCATTCTGGCCTCACCACAGGATATCCTCCAAGGTTAATAGTGCCTTAGACAGGTTGCATCAGTGGTTTTATAGGAAAGATAGGTATCTCGGAGCTTACTAATTGCATTCATTGCTAAATTGGTGGTGTGTTAGTTGCCTGGACTCTGTCGGGGTTCGGTTCCTAGCCAAATATAGGGCAGCCTTTACTGCTACTTTGTGTTCACATGGCATGGTTTGTTCAAAAATACAGGATACGGGCCAGTCCTGTGTCCCGAGGCGGGAAGATATTGGCTTCTCATTTGTTCAGTTCAGTTGGATTGGAACCAGAAATAGAAGGATtgatccagagctggaagaggcatCATCCAGCCCCACCCCGTCATGTTACAGACAAAGGacctgaggcccatagaggttaaatgacttttccaaggtcccAAAGGCAGTTAGCCCAGAACAAGGGCCTTAGGTCCTTAGACTCCGGGTTCTCTATCACTCTCTCCAATGCTTCCCAGTGACAGGGGCATTAACGATCCTTCTAGACAAGTGACCCCACAGTTTTCCCCTCCTTGCTGGTATTCTTTTGCCCTTGAAGAATGGGGGGAGCCCTGGAGCTGTGAAAGGCTCCCTTGACTGAAGCTGAAAGAACATCAAGAACAACGGGAGGAAAGCTGGGGCTGGAGGAAAGTTCGCTTTATTTATCACAGGCCCCTCATGGAAGCCCCTTTAGGTTTGAGCAAGTTTcgctctttcttctcttcctcctgccgTTTCTCCTGCTGCTTTTTCTCCCACGTCTTCATTCCTGCATCCATTTCCTGTGAAAGCAGCACAACTCGTCTCTGAAAGAGAAAGAACCACTGAGAACAGGTAAAGAGCActtggaaatggaagggaccccagagttGACTTCAtctaacctttttattttatagatgaggaaaatgatacttAGGAAGGTTAAATCCAGTGTTCATGTGGGGACTCCTGTCCTGTCATCTATCCTTCTACTGTCAGATCAAAGTCAAATGTTTCTGACCAGAAAGAAGGAACAGGGAAGGACTAGGCCTGGGTCTTCAGACACAGAAAATTGGAAGAATGGTAGTGCCTGACATTTTTAGAGTGTCTAAATGCTGACTTCTTTTGTTTAAACTGAACTTCTCTATTATAACAGGAGTTGTGAGGAAGGAGTAAAGAGGGAATAATTGGGAGAGTATTATTTTTAAGGGGCAGCAACAAAACAGCAAGAAAATGTAGCCACTTGCATGAGATGGGCAAAGCATTGTAGCTGATCACCAGAAAATTCACAtttagaagaagggagggaagggctgtgctggagccagctcataccAGCTTAAGAGAGCTGACTGTCAAAATTTCATGAGCATTTACAGCTAGGAAAttgtcaaatgctacaaatcaggatcTGATTTGTTTTATCGATGGTTTAAACTTGAGAAATAATGGaggaaatgttaatgatgcaaattaaatttGCAAGTCTGTCAcaggtacatttttttaaaagagtcaaTCGTTAAGCATTTACTATCACACCACAGGGATACGACACAGACGGAAAGACACAAAGACAtaccaccccccctcccccaaagttttggacatgttgagttaagGTGATAGTAAGTCATCTAAGTGATCCAGCAGGTAGTTAAAAATGTGGAACTGGGGCTCAGGGGACAGATCAGGATTTTAGACTTAGACAGAGGTATTAAAAAGTCATTAATATGGATAAGGTCACCAAGGGAAAATGAAGAGGGTTACAGATAGAGCTCCGTGGGATGCcaatttttttggaggagggcAGAAGAGATGAGGAGGTAAAGGatgaaccaggagagagcagtgtcatggaaGCCAAAGGAAAGGATATTAAAGTGGAGGTGATTAAAACCTCTAAGTCAGAGATAAATGCCAGTGCAGGAGTCCAGAGTCCTCAGAGTGGTCCTGACTAGGGCCTTAGTTACTCACCGCAAACTTTTCTCTCTGTGCCTTTCGTCGGAGTTGGCCTTTCATTGGGGGAGCACTTCTACCATCTATAAGTCGGGGTGAAAAGGAAAGGGCATATCTTGTGAAAAGCAATCCCCAACATTAAGTAGAAAATACCTTATTTGTCTATTCAGGAAGAGCTTTGCTCACCCCTGCCTCCTGAGAATTGCCTGATACTGTCTTTAGATCCtccctctaatccatcctctacacCAAagccagttttttcttctatgttttgtTACTTTGAAGTCATGGACTACATTCATGGTAAGACCACCACTTTCCATAGCATCCTAGCTTCCAAAACACTTCTACATATATTACTCAATTCAACATATGTTTCCCAGcagtctactatgtgcaaaacacagTGGTGGGCCAAATGAAATGAAGTCTACACAGGTAAGTTCTTATCCCCAGAAGGCTCGTAGTCCAATAAAGAAGTGCATCGAATATTGTaaaacaaagtgctatgtgagGTCCAAAGAAGTTCATCAAAAACAAATAGTTAAGGTTTCATGGGAGATTTGGCATTTGAATTGGGCATTAATGAATGGGTAGCAATTCAAGGGGCAAAGAGGGAATATGTTTCAGGCCTAGGGGACCTCATGAGCCAGAGGCATGTAGAAAGCAAAGCATTTGGTGTGTTCAGGAGACATGGTGGTCCAGTTTAGCAGGAACAGAGTAAATGCAAGGAAACATcagataaggctggaaaagtgggGTGGTTAAGACTGTCAGATTTTAGATGACCTTGCATGCCATCTAAATGCAAAggaatctgaatttttttctgaagGCACTAGGGAGCTCCTGAAGATTTCTTAGAAGAGATGACTAGATCAATCCATAAGCAAGATTAGTCTGGCAGCAGAAGGAATGGATGGGAGTATTTTAGTAGTCCAGAAAAGTGTTTAATGACAGTTTGTACTCAGTTGGAAGCTAGCCTACCTAGGTGCTTGGTACAGGTTCAATAGATGTCCCAGCTAAAAATCTCACTTCCTACAGGAAGGGTGCAGGGATAATTCTTCCAATTTTAGTACTTCTGCATATAGCCtttctgtttgcatgctgtctcccacattagattatgagctcgtTGAGGGTagtgactattttttcccctttgtatgcccagtgcttagtatatagtaggtatttaataaatgcttaatggcTAACTGACCTAAAGTCACAAGCTTTTTTCATTATACCACGCtgcctctttgtatctccaatggtGACATTCTagcattcaattcaacaaacatttgttgagtgcTTACTATACCCAAGGTCTGGGCTAGGCTCGTGGgatgagaaaatatgaaaataaaacccACATATTCTCTGCTCTTAAAATCTACTAGGTCATGTATCTACTATCTACAATCTACTATGATCTGTATATAAGAAAGTAGAGTGTGAAAAGAGAAAAGTGGAGAGCCAGACAAAATGCCCTATgtaaatggagggagggaaaggttaACTTTCAGCTGGGCaagcatcaggaaaggcttcatgcaggagGGGGCTGCCACTCAAGCAGGCAGACtttgtcttgttttctttctgggaGAAGCTGGGGTATGGTGAAAAGAACAGGGGGCCTCCTTtaagcttcaatttctttatctgcaaagcCACAGGACTGGACTAGGTGGTCTCTTAttgctttccagctctaaatgctaCGATTACCTCTGAATTCCCAGTTCGTCGGGCAAAGCCCCAGCAAAGCTGATAAACGTTTGCTGAAGCATGCATTGCTAGGTACCCTGCCTACTTGTCCAGGCGGTTGGGGAAATGACTTTTTAATGGTCTACTTTTTAAACTGTTCTGTTAGCAGGCTGTGGTGGACGGAGCTGGTCTTTGAACCAAGAAGCTTCGGGTCCAAATCCCACCTCTTACAGATACTGGTTACGTGCACCTGGGTCAAGCTGACTGACCTCTCCACAGGCTTGAGAATTCTGACCTGCATTGGCAGCAGGTTTCTCATCGGGGAGTTCCCTGTGTCAATGAAATCACGGGTCTGGTCTCTCCCTCTATCAGATCCATTCCCAGAAGAGATCTTTAATAACTGCTCGTAGGCAGCCGGACGGTACACTGCATAGCGTCTGGCCTGGCCTGGCctcggaagacctgagttcaaactctgcctgactgctagctgtgtaactgtgGATGTCCGCCACCGTGACACAGGACGATGAACCTCTCGGGCTGTTGGGAGGACCCGCAAACCTACTTAGGGCTTGCGGTTCTTAGGGGCGGGCCCGGCCTCGAACGCCGCGGATATTGAACGTCCGGCTCTTTCCTCCACCGTAACACGGGGCCAACAGCGCATCTTTATGGGCACAAGGCCCCCACGACTAGCCCGGCCACCGCTCGGGCAGCGCCCCCTCCCACGGGGCACGGAGGGACACGGAGCCCGCACACGCAGACTCACGCCCGGCTCACCTGCGTAGGACCAGTCCGGCAGCTCGGTGAGGGGCCCGTAGCCGGAGGGGCCGGGGGCCAGGCCCtgcctggggaggggggggaggtcAGAGAGGCGGGGAGCCCCGCCCCCACCTAGGCCCTGGGCCCCCCTCCGGCCTCAGGAGGCCCCCTGCCCGCACCCCGCCTCGGCAGGCCCCCCCTGCCCGCACCCCGCCTCGGCAGGCCCCCCCCCCCTGCCCGCACCCCGCCTCGGCAGGCCCCCCCCCTGCCCGCACCCCGCCTCGGCAGGCCTCCCCTCCCCGCACCCCGCCTCGGCAGGCCCCCCCTGCCCGCACCCCGCCTCGGCAGGCCCCCCCTACCCCGCACCCCGCCTCGGCAGGCCCCCCCTGCCCGCACCCCGCCTCGGCAGGCCCCCCCTGCCCGCACCCCGCCTCGGcaggcccccccccccctgcccGCACCCCGCCTCGGCAGGCCCCCCCCCTGCCCGCACCCCGCCTCGGCAGGCCTCCCCTCCCCGCACCCCGCCTCGGCAGGCCCCCCCTGCCCGCACCCCGCCTCGGCAGGCCCCCCCTCCCCGCACCCCGTCCCCCCGCGCTCCTCCGGCCGCCCCGGCCCGGCCCCTCACTGCATTCGCCACGCGCTGCCCGCCCGGCTCGCCACGCTCACATGCAGCCGCCGCACACCTGGGGAGGAGAGGGGCGTCGTTAGCACCCCCAGAGCCCCCCGCCGCCCCGCCTCCGGGGACGCCCCCAGCCCCGGCCGGCTCCCCGGCTCCCACCTACCCAACCACACAACAGCCGGCCCGGCCATGCCAGGGGAGGGTTGAGGAAACCGGAAGGGGCGGGGCTACGACCAAGAGAAGGAGCGGAAGTTGCGTCGTACGTCCGCGAGGACAGGCCTGCGCGCCGCCATCTTGGCGCCGTCGGCCCTGGGAGCCGCCATCTTCGCGCTCTGTACGGACGGGCTCTGTTGCCATCTTGGTCGGACGAACCCGCCCCTGGGGTCCTGGGCCGCCGGGGCCGTGAGGGCCCTTCTGCGCCTGCGCCGCCTTTCATTCTGGACGAGTCCTTGAGCCGCCTCCTGCGTGCTGGGCCGTCCTTTCGCCGAGGAGGAGGAGGCCACCAAGAGAAGGAGGCCAGGGCCGGCCTTCTTACTTCCTGCCCGGAGCCATCGGCACAGCCGCCCCGGGGGAGAGACTCCAATGagcccctattttacagatgaggaaactgaggcaggcggaGGCCCAGGGACTcgtccaaggtcacgcagctacgTTTGAACTCTGCCGccgacaaacatttattaagtgcctactgtttgcGCGCCCCGCGGACTTCTGGGGGCACCC includes:
- the MRPL52 gene encoding large ribosomal subunit protein mL52 — encoded protein: MAGPAVVWLGVRRLHVSVASRAGSAWRMQQGLAPGPSGYGPLTELPDWSYADGRSAPPMKGQLRRKAQREKFARRVVLLSQEMDAGMKTWEKKQQEKRQEEEKKERNLLKPKGASMRGL